In Xylanibacter ruminicola 23, a single genomic region encodes these proteins:
- a CDS encoding methyltransferase RsmF C-terminal domain-like protein gives MNLPADFVAETRRIMGDERYNRFVGAFDEEAPTSIRVNPRIAIDHGPLTMDHSDSQVPWCSEGYYLNDRPQFTFDPLLHAGCYYVQEASSMFVTHILRNVQCSMVNVQCALDLCAAPGGKSTALRSVLPDDCVLISNEPMGNRAQILLENVTKWGGPNHIVTNNYPRDFRKAKLKFDLILCDVPCSGEGMFRKDPNAISEWSAQNVEKCWQLQREIVADAWECLNPGGLLIYSTCTYNTKENEENIRWILDTYDAQVLDIPVDPSWNITGSLLQGFNEPVYRFIPGITRGEGLFVCALRKRGNSGSTKNCKLSIVNSQLKVLSAELEHSDVYVDVPYAEALKYLRGEALVLPADTPRGIVTITYQGQPLGPAKNIGNRANNLYPKAWRIKSTHLPSEPPEVLKNVKI, from the coding sequence GTGAATTTACCCGCAGATTTCGTAGCAGAAACACGCCGTATCATGGGCGATGAGAGATATAATCGCTTTGTAGGAGCCTTCGACGAAGAGGCGCCAACTAGTATTCGTGTGAATCCACGAATAGCCATTGACCATGGACCATTGACCATGGACCATTCTGATAGTCAGGTGCCTTGGTGCAGCGAGGGCTATTATCTCAACGATCGCCCTCAGTTCACCTTCGATCCCCTACTCCATGCCGGCTGCTACTACGTACAAGAGGCCTCCTCTATGTTCGTTACCCACATCCTGCGTAATGTTCAATGTTCAATGGTCAATGTTCAATGTGCTCTCGATCTCTGCGCTGCTCCTGGCGGCAAATCTACTGCCCTGCGTAGTGTGCTGCCCGATGATTGCGTGCTCATCAGCAACGAGCCCATGGGCAATCGCGCCCAGATTCTATTGGAGAACGTTACCAAATGGGGCGGCCCTAACCACATTGTCACCAACAACTACCCTCGCGATTTCCGTAAGGCCAAGCTTAAGTTTGATCTCATTCTGTGCGATGTGCCCTGTTCAGGCGAAGGCATGTTCCGTAAGGATCCCAATGCCATCAGCGAGTGGAGTGCGCAGAATGTGGAGAAATGCTGGCAACTGCAGCGCGAGATTGTGGCCGATGCCTGGGAATGCTTAAACCCTGGCGGCCTGCTTATATATAGTACGTGTACATATAATACTAAGGAGAACGAGGAGAATATCCGTTGGATACTGGATACCTACGATGCCCAGGTGCTCGATATCCCTGTAGATCCCTCGTGGAATATCACAGGTTCGCTGCTCCAGGGATTTAATGAGCCCGTTTATCGTTTCATCCCCGGCATCACCCGTGGCGAGGGTCTGTTTGTCTGCGCCCTGCGCAAACGAGGTAATAGTGGTAGTACCAAGAATTGTAAATTGTCAATTGTCAATTCTCAATTAAAGGTGCTCTCGGCCGAATTGGAGCACAGCGACGTGTACGTCGATGTGCCCTACGCCGAGGCGCTTAAGTATCTGCGTGGCGAGGCACTCGTACTGCCTGCCGATACCCCTCGCGGCATCGTCACCATCACCTATCAGGGGCAACCGCTCGGTCCTGCCAAAAACATCGGCAACCGTGCCAACAACCTCTACCCCAAGGCCTGGCGCATTAAGAGCACCCACCTGCCCTCCGAACCACCCGAAGTGCTGAAAAATGTAAAAATTTAA
- a CDS encoding thymidylate synthase: MKQYLDILNRILTEGTQKGDRTGTGTISIFGTQSRYNLDDGFPLLTTKKLHLKSIIYELLWFLKGDTNVKYLQDHGVRIWNEWADENGELGPVYGHQWRSWPDYNGGTIDQIQYVLDQLKNNPNSRRMIVSAWNVAEVNKMALPPCHTIFQFYVADDRLSLQLYQRSADTFLGVPFNIASYALLLQMMAQVTGFKAGDFIHTTGDTHLYLNHIEQAKLQLTREPRPLPKMIINPDVKNLFDFTFEDFQLEGYDPHPHIKAEVSV, translated from the coding sequence ATGAAGCAGTATTTAGACATCCTGAACCGCATCCTTACCGAAGGCACCCAGAAGGGCGACCGCACCGGTACAGGCACCATCAGCATTTTTGGTACCCAGAGTCGCTATAATCTCGACGATGGTTTCCCCTTGCTCACCACCAAGAAGCTCCACCTTAAAAGTATCATCTACGAGCTGTTGTGGTTTCTCAAGGGCGACACCAACGTAAAATACCTGCAGGACCATGGCGTTCGCATCTGGAACGAGTGGGCCGACGAGAATGGCGAGCTTGGTCCAGTTTATGGTCACCAGTGGCGTTCGTGGCCCGATTATAATGGTGGTACCATCGACCAGATACAGTATGTGCTCGATCAGTTGAAAAACAATCCCAACTCGCGTCGAATGATTGTGTCGGCATGGAATGTGGCCGAGGTCAACAAGATGGCCCTGCCCCCCTGTCACACCATCTTCCAGTTCTATGTAGCCGATGATCGTCTGTCGCTGCAACTCTATCAGCGTTCGGCCGACACCTTCCTTGGCGTACCTTTTAATATTGCCAGTTATGCCCTGCTGCTGCAGATGATGGCACAGGTAACAGGCTTTAAGGCAGGCGACTTTATCCATACCACGGGCGATACCCACCTGTATCTCAACCACATCGAGCAGGCCAAGCTGCAGCTCACCCGCGAGCCCCGTCCGCTGCCCAAGATGATTATCAACCCCGATGTTAAGAATCTGTTCGACTTTACGTTCGAAGATTT